The DNA window CCTCTCCTTCAGGTACTCCTTAAAGTGGGCGTCGCAGAGCCAGGCGTTTGCGTAGTTAAGCCTTATCCTGGCGGGCGCGCCGCACTTGACGCACTTGGCCCTGGGCTCATCAAAGACCTTGACGGCTGGCGCCTCAAGCAACATGGCTCGCCTTAGAGCAACGGGGCCTAAAGGTCCTATAAGGGTTGCTAAAAACTGTTACGTTCCTGCCGGTGGCTGCTGGGCCGCCGCCTCGGCCTCGGCGAGCCTCGCGTGCCTCCTTAGGACGTACCAGGCATATATGAGTATGGCTCCACCTACCAGGCAGAGGAGCACCGTGTAGAGGTTGCCATTAAAGCCCGCAAGTATATAGAGTATGCCAAGCATTAGGGAGCTCATGGAGGCCCTGTAGTACTGGCCTCTGACGTCAGGCCTGTACACGTAGAGCCACGTGAGCACACCGAGGATTGCCATGAAGGCACCTATGCCTATTATGACCTCTGAAGCCTGCCTTATCTTTGCCTGCACCTGCGGTATGGTATAGTTGTACCCCTCCTCGTGGGACATATTATAGAGGGCCCTGGTCAGGTTGGAGTTCGGGTTAGACGAGGCCGAGAGCAGAGTGGCGGCGTAAGCTATGGTCACTACGCCGCTCAGAAGCACGAGGAAAATGGCTATTACTATTAGGAAGAGCGCTGGGCGACCCCTAGGAGCGCCTTGGCTCAAGCTTATTCCCTTGTCACCCTTCGCTGCTGAGCTCTTTTATAGAAACATGCACACGAAGCGATCGCAGCAAAACAGCCGCTCCGCTGTCAAGCTACCTTGCAGACTTTTAGCCGCGCCTAGGAGTAAAAGGCCTTGGTCCGATGACAGGCGCTCACTGGCTGACCTGGAAGGGATGAGGAGCAACGGGTCTGCGAGGACTTTATGAGCAGCACGTGAGCTCAGCTTTAAAGGCAGCTGAGTTAGGTCAGCCGGGGGACCAGGTGCCAGGCAAGTTTTCAACGAGGTATAAGCTCTCCAAGAAGGCCGTCAGGGAGCTCATGCAGGAGGTCTCGTCAAGCCTGGGCAACCCTCCCATGAACTGGGAGGACGTCGAGGAGGCCAAGGCAGAGGAGTACACTGTTTACTTCGACTCAGGCATGCCATGCCTGGCGAGGGTTAACGGAGCCCTGATACCAACGCTCCAGTGCCTTCTGAAGAGGGGCTTCTCATGGCTACCCTACGTAGTGGTTGACAGGGGTGCCACGCAGGCCCTGGGAAGGGGGGCTGACCTCATGGCCCCAGGCATAAGGAGGGTCTCGGGGAGCTTCAAGGAGGGCGCGATCGTCGCTATAGTGGATGAGCAGAGCAACGTCCCCGTGTGCGTGGGGAGGGCGCTTAAGGACAGCAACACCATAGACTCCATGGCGAAGGAGAAGGCTAAAGGCAAGGTCATTGAGAACGTCCACTACCCTGGCGACGGGCTCTGGAAGCTCATATCCTAACTCTTGGCCTTCCTCACGCACAGGTAGTACTTGGTCTCAGGCTTGAGGCCAAGGGGAGGCGTGAACTTGTAGAGTATCCCCCAGAGCGAGAGCAGGCTGTAGCCGGCCCCCTCGTCAACCACGAGGTAGCCGTGGCCGCAGAAGTCGTACGAGTCCAGGTCGCTTGGCTTCGCCTCGTCTATGATGAGCTCAAGTCTGTCGCCGACGTTCACTGTGTAGAGATTCTCTATAACGTCGAACACCACCGTCTTGCCGTCTCCCTCAGCCCTAGCTATTTTGACGCCCTCCAGCTTAGAGGGCTGCAGGTCCTTGACGTCAAGGCTCATGCTTATCATTCTGCTTCCCCTTAGGTGCTGGGGGCCTCATATTAAAAACTCAGCTAAGGCCTTTAGGGCTTGTCATGTGCTGGCCTCAGGAAGGCCCTCAGGGCTGACCTTCACGGCGTGCGTCTTAAGCGGCCGCCTGATTTCCTGTTGAACTCATAGCTTCCCTCAGGCATAACTATCGGAGGGAAGGCCATGCATATGTCGCCTAGGCAGCCGGGCATTGCCATGTATTTAAGCACCAGTGTTGGCACTGTCAGCAGCTGGAACGACCCTCACGTAGAGGCCCTCCCTGCCCACTATGAGCACCTCTGCCCCCTCGCCTATCTCAACGTTGCTCACCGCTGACCACAGCTCGTTGCCGACTCTGACTACACCTGACCTGGGCGGCCTTATGGCGATTACTACCCTGCCCCTCTTGCCAACCAGCGTCTCTGAGGGGGGTCTCATGGGGGTCACGTTCTCCAGAGCCTTAACTGCAATAATGATGACATCCACTATGGCAAGTACAGCGCCAGAGAACAGCTCTATGACGTCATTATTTAGGGCGCCGGCGACGAGCAGGTACGCCGACACAGCCGCCAGGGCTATAACTAGCGTGATGCTCCCCACGCCCCACCTCAGCCTTGAGAAGAAGCCAACCCTCGCCAATCCCTGTCACAGCCTCGCTTTTAGCTTTCGGATCTCCCACAATAGGTGGTGGCACTGTTGAAGCTAAAACTCTTGCTAGGCCTGCTGTTAGTGACGCTTGCAGCCTTTATAGCAGCCGCGCCCCTGACCCACGCCTCCTCCGGCCAGTCGAGCGGGCAGGTCGTCATGGTCAACTTTGACGTGACTGTAGACCTCGGGTCCTCAACTATGGTGCAGAGGGCCGTGACCACAGCAGAGCTAACCCACGCCAAGGCCATAGTCATAGTTATGAACACCCCTGGGGGCTACCTAAGCGACATGTTGAATATCGTGAACTACATCGAGCAGGCCCAGGCTGACGGCATACCAGTATACACCTACGTGCCCCCTGACGGCATGGCGGCCTCGGCGGGTAGCTACATAGCCATGGCCACCAACAGTATAATCATGGCCAATGGGACCTTCATAGGGCCCTCGACGCCCATAGTCGTCGGGGGCACGCCGCTCGAACAGAACCACACGGAGGACGCCATGATAGCCTTCATGGAGGGACTTGCCAGCAGGTGGGGCAGAAACGCGACGGCAGTAGAGATAATGGTTGTGTCTGACAAGGCCTTCACAGCACAGCAGGCCCTGCAGTATCACATTATAAATGGCGTCGCTAACAGCCTGCAGCAGGCTATGGAGGACTGGGGCATAGCCAACTACACCCAGGTGTGGGTCTCAGAGAACCTCTACGAGCAGTTCCTCAGCGTCCTCACCAACCCCACGGTTGACGGTATACTCATGACGCTGGGCTTCTTCCTCATACTCATAGACCTCTACCACCCGACCCTCGCGCTCTCAGCGGTCGGCGTGGTTGCAATAGTGCTGGGCCTGGTCGGGGCCGAGGTAGTTGGGGCGTCCATCATAGGCATCACC is part of the Acidilobus sp. 7A genome and encodes:
- a CDS encoding DUF1947 domain-containing protein, producing MPGKFSTRYKLSKKAVRELMQEVSSSLGNPPMNWEDVEEAKAEEYTVYFDSGMPCLARVNGALIPTLQCLLKRGFSWLPYVVVDRGATQALGRGADLMAPGIRRVSGSFKEGAIVAIVDEQSNVPVCVGRALKDSNTIDSMAKEKAKGKVIENVHYPGDGLWKLIS
- a CDS encoding DNA-directed RNA polymerase subunit G, which produces MISMSLDVKDLQPSKLEGVKIARAEGDGKTVVFDVIENLYTVNVGDRLELIIDEAKPSDLDSYDFCGHGYLVVDEGAGYSLLSLWGILYKFTPPLGLKPETKYYLCVRKAKS
- a CDS encoding NfeD family protein; the protein is MARVGFFSRLRWGVGSITLVIALAAVSAYLLVAGALNNDVIELFSGAVLAIVDVIIIAVKALENVTPMRPPSETLVGKRGRVVIAIRPPRSGVVRVGNELWSAVSNVEIGEGAEVLIVGREGLYVRVVPAADSANTGA
- a CDS encoding nodulation protein NfeD, coding for MKLKLLLGLLLVTLAAFIAAAPLTHASSGQSSGQVVMVNFDVTVDLGSSTMVQRAVTTAELTHAKAIVIVMNTPGGYLSDMLNIVNYIEQAQADGIPVYTYVPPDGMAASAGSYIAMATNSIIMANGTFIGPSTPIVVGGTPLEQNHTEDAMIAFMEGLASRWGRNATAVEIMVVSDKAFTAQQALQYHIINGVANSLQQAMEDWGIANYTQVWVSENLYEQFLSVLTNPTVDGILMTLGFFLILIDLYHPTLALSAVGVVAIVLGLVGAEVVGASIIGITLILIGAAIMLLEVKMGHGFAMIAGAAVAALGVYLLALNIPYITTSAPTAPKYVLADVSIAVVGAVLGLYIRWIAAPMKRRKPMAGPESLIGDVGVALTDLSPAGEVKVQGIVWKARAASGNIKAGEQVRVVRVEGLTLIVEGASGESQPR